The following proteins are co-located in the Paraburkholderia phytofirmans PsJN genome:
- a CDS encoding phospholipase D family protein translates to MLRKSAWGTTRHFFLLCCATAFLTACATRPPATAFDRQVTHALPATENTPLHTALAPLEAAHPDQSGFRVLASGTDALQMRIALARAATKTLDMQYYIANEDTTGKLLLGAALYAADHGVRVRMLVDDLNFKDIDQVMAGLNSHNNIEIRVFNPFGSAQQGVFERTTNVFTQLGHFTRRMHNKAMIADNQIAIVGGRNLGDEYFSASETLQFRDLDVLAAGPITADVSASFDDYWNSSIAYPLRVLNKQKFDAKELDKTRDDLRQHWRTNADPYNAKPLNATPLATQIANDQLGLTWAPAEFKADLPEKIVHPSPDYVSPPMQRLGELMRDAQKDFLIISPYFVPHDSGVKAAGELTHRGVRIAVLTNSLAATDAVAVQAGYSPFRVPLLKQGVELYEFKPQQDTPPAGVAGSQSRASLHAKTYVIDRKILVIGSMNLDPRSANLNTELALVIHSPALAEQVAGIFERATAPEESYRVTLADDAQLAYLRSIGAPLSPLVWTDVENGARRTYIFDPQAGLYRNALTGLFSLLPVNAEL, encoded by the coding sequence ATACTCAGGAAGTCCGCTTGGGGAACAACGAGACATTTCTTCCTGCTGTGTTGCGCAACAGCATTTTTGACTGCCTGCGCAACGAGGCCTCCCGCCACCGCATTCGACCGTCAAGTCACCCACGCACTCCCCGCCACGGAAAACACACCGCTGCATACGGCGCTCGCGCCGCTCGAAGCAGCGCATCCGGATCAGTCCGGTTTCCGTGTGCTCGCAAGCGGCACCGACGCCTTGCAGATGCGCATCGCACTGGCGCGCGCCGCGACCAAAACCCTCGACATGCAGTACTACATCGCCAACGAGGACACCACCGGCAAACTGCTGCTCGGCGCCGCGCTCTATGCGGCCGACCACGGCGTGCGGGTGCGCATGCTGGTCGACGACCTGAACTTCAAGGACATCGACCAGGTGATGGCGGGCTTGAACTCGCACAACAACATCGAGATTCGCGTCTTCAATCCGTTCGGCAGCGCGCAGCAAGGCGTATTCGAACGCACGACCAACGTTTTCACGCAGCTCGGCCATTTCACGCGCCGCATGCATAACAAGGCGATGATCGCGGACAACCAGATCGCGATCGTGGGCGGCCGCAATCTCGGCGACGAATACTTCAGCGCGAGCGAAACGCTGCAATTCCGCGATCTCGACGTGCTGGCCGCCGGCCCGATCACCGCCGACGTTTCCGCGAGTTTCGACGACTACTGGAACAGCAGCATCGCCTATCCGTTGCGCGTGCTGAACAAGCAGAAGTTCGACGCGAAGGAATTGGACAAGACGCGCGACGACTTGCGTCAGCACTGGCGCACCAACGCCGATCCGTACAACGCCAAGCCGCTGAACGCGACGCCGCTCGCCACGCAGATCGCCAACGATCAGCTCGGTTTGACCTGGGCGCCGGCCGAGTTCAAAGCGGACTTGCCCGAGAAGATCGTGCATCCGTCGCCGGATTATGTGAGTCCACCGATGCAGCGGCTCGGCGAATTGATGCGCGACGCGCAGAAGGACTTCCTGATCATTTCGCCCTACTTCGTGCCGCACGATTCGGGCGTCAAGGCGGCCGGCGAACTGACGCATCGCGGCGTTCGCATCGCCGTGCTGACCAATTCGCTCGCCGCCACCGACGCGGTCGCCGTGCAGGCGGGCTACAGTCCATTTCGCGTGCCGCTTCTAAAACAGGGCGTCGAGTTATACGAATTCAAGCCGCAGCAGGACACGCCCCCTGCGGGCGTGGCCGGCTCGCAGTCGCGCGCCAGTCTGCATGCGAAAACCTATGTGATCGATCGCAAGATTCTGGTGATCGGCTCGATGAATCTCGACCCGCGCTCGGCCAATCTGAACACTGAACTGGCGCTGGTGATCCACAGTCCGGCGCTCGCCGAACAGGTCGCGGGAATCTTCGAACGCGCCACGGCGCCCGAGGAAAGCTATCGCGTCACGCTCGCCGACGACGCGCAACTCGCCTACCTGCGCTCGATCGGCGCGCCGCTGTCGCCGCTCGTGTGGACCGACGTCGAAAACGGCGCGCGCCGCACGTACATATTCGATCCGCAGGCCGGCTTGTACCGGAACGCGCTAACAGGTCTATTCTCCTTATTGCCCGTTAACGCAGAACTTTGA
- the fumC gene encoding class II fumarate hydratase produces MTEDVRMERDTFGEIAVPNARLWGAQTQRSLQNFRISTEKQSPELIVALAVIKRAAAEVNLGLGVLDESKAKAIMQAADEIIDGKHPDEFPLAVWQTGSGTQTNMNLNEVIANRASELLGGVRGEERKVHPNDDVNRGQSSNDVFPTAMHVAAAYAIVKHLQPALKTLRDTLDGKAKAFADIVKIGRTHLQDATPLTLGQEFSGYVAQLDHGIRHVETALPHLYELAQGGTAVGTGLNAHPQFADKVAAAIGKLTGLPFVSAPNKFEVMAAADALVFAHGALKTVAASLNKIANDVRWLASGPRCGLGELSIPENEPGSSIMPGKVNPTQSEALTMLCAQVFGNDVAVNIGGASGNFELNVFRPMIAHNVLQSVRLLADGARSFNDNCAVGIEPNRERIETLLNESLMLVTALNPHIGYDKAAKIAKKAHKEGTTLKAAALALGFVTEQQFDEWVRPKDMVGNSAS; encoded by the coding sequence ATGACTGAAGACGTACGAATGGAGCGGGACACGTTCGGCGAGATCGCCGTGCCGAACGCCCGTCTATGGGGCGCGCAGACTCAGCGCTCACTGCAGAATTTCCGCATTTCGACCGAGAAGCAATCGCCCGAACTGATCGTCGCGCTCGCCGTCATCAAGCGCGCCGCCGCCGAAGTCAACCTCGGCCTCGGCGTGCTGGACGAAAGCAAGGCGAAGGCGATCATGCAGGCCGCCGACGAGATCATCGACGGCAAGCATCCGGATGAATTTCCGCTGGCCGTCTGGCAGACCGGCTCCGGCACGCAGACCAACATGAACCTCAACGAGGTGATTGCGAATCGCGCGAGCGAGTTGCTCGGCGGCGTGCGCGGCGAAGAGCGCAAAGTGCATCCGAACGACGACGTGAATCGCGGCCAATCGTCGAACGACGTGTTTCCGACCGCCATGCACGTGGCCGCGGCGTATGCGATCGTCAAGCATCTGCAGCCGGCGCTGAAGACGCTGCGCGATACGCTCGACGGCAAGGCGAAGGCGTTTGCCGACATCGTCAAGATCGGCCGCACGCACTTGCAGGACGCCACGCCGCTCACGCTCGGCCAGGAGTTTTCGGGCTACGTCGCGCAACTCGATCATGGCATTCGTCACGTGGAAACGGCGCTGCCGCATCTGTACGAACTGGCGCAAGGCGGAACCGCGGTCGGCACCGGTTTGAACGCGCATCCGCAGTTCGCGGACAAGGTGGCGGCCGCGATCGGCAAGCTGACCGGTTTGCCGTTCGTGTCGGCGCCGAACAAATTCGAAGTGATGGCCGCGGCCGACGCGCTGGTATTCGCGCACGGCGCGCTGAAGACGGTGGCGGCGAGTCTGAACAAGATCGCCAACGACGTTCGCTGGCTCGCAAGCGGCCCGCGTTGCGGCCTGGGTGAACTATCGATTCCCGAGAATGAGCCGGGCAGCTCGATCATGCCGGGCAAAGTCAATCCGACTCAGTCCGAAGCATTGACGATGCTGTGCGCGCAGGTGTTCGGCAATGATGTCGCGGTGAATATCGGCGGCGCGAGCGGCAATTTCGAGCTGAACGTGTTCCGGCCGATGATCGCGCACAACGTGCTGCAATCGGTCCGCCTGCTCGCCGACGGCGCGCGCAGTTTCAACGACAACTGCGCGGTCGGCATCGAACCGAATCGCGAGCGCATCGAGACCTTGCTCAACGAATCGCTGATGCTGGTGACGGCGCTCAATCCGCACATCGGCTACGACAAGGCCGCGAAGATCGCCAAGAAGGCACACAAGGAAGGCACCACGCTGAAGGCGGCGGCGCTGGCGCTCGGTTTCGTCACCGAGCAGCAGTTCGATGAATGGGTGCGGCCGAAGGATATGGTCGGCAATTCGGCGAGTTAG